A stretch of Coccidioides posadasii str. Silveira chromosome 2, complete sequence DNA encodes these proteins:
- a CDS encoding uncharacterized protein (antiSMASH:Cluster_2.2~EggNog:ENOG410PWVJ) has protein sequence MPSNKDRLYVALYAHERPDTYHWAFFLSPKNDPDGDDRTVRYHVTNTILMRDGTMQQTWRYDQNQLRKVKTARLLCRVLIGKSEKSRQELENSLRTVPVVQDDPNWRCRTWAAHAIAQLARDNVLSTKSATDWSTIEAECRAYVRKKREQGRFRSLTATIPTYDLMTKTEITP, from the exons ATGCCTTCAAACAAGGATCGGCTTTACGTCGCACTTTATGCCCATGAGCGCCCAGACAC GTATCACTGGGCCTTCTTCCTTTCTCCGAAGAATGACCCCGACGGTGATGACCGGACGGTAAGATACCACGTAACGAACACCATCCTTATGCGCGACGGTACCATGCAGCAAACCTGGCGGTACGACCAAAATCAGCTCAGGAAGGTTAAAACGGCCAGGCTTCTTTGTAGGGTTCTTATAGGGAAATCTGAGAAATCACGGCAAGAACTCGAGAACTCCCTCAGAACCGTGCCGGTGGTGCAGGAT GACCCAAATTGGAGATGCCGAACATGGGCTGCACATGCTATTGCGCAGCTGGCGAGAGACAATGTCCTGA GCACAAAGTCGGCTACCGATTGGTCCACGATAGAGGCCGAGTGTAGAGCCTATGTCCGGAAGAAAAGGGAGCAAGGAAGGTTCAGGTCATTGACAGCCACAATCCCGACATATGATCTTATGACGAAAACGGAGATAACCCCTTGA
- a CDS encoding uncharacterized protein (EggNog:ENOG410PKX1~COG:B,K~BUSCO:11753at33183), whose translation MDGSEWRLPQYYSALISTLETDSSQPNRCCTEESMGKGQTKSRYFPRKRPDLASCLPFPPTSAPSFGLIQETLALDPFRLLIATIFLNRTRGEAAIPVLYDVFENYPTIGSLADADVDGLVAMIRKLGFQNARANKCISIAKLWMVSPPVKGKRFRKLHYPDKSDGLDIKPGESIDDEDTRIAWEIAHLPGIGAYAIDSWRIFCRDVLRGVATDWNGANAEEGFLPEWKSVRPKDKELRAFLTWMWLKEGWVWNPDTGERTHATKRIRRAARRGGLVIEKNGNWILETPLLKKAKGCKKGNNTNLPIGISSEHRLRTEANI comes from the coding sequence ATGGATGGATCCGAGTGGAGGCTGCCACAGTATTACTCTGCTCTCATTTCTACTCTGGAGACGGATTCATCCCAGCCAAACCGATGCTGCACCGAGGAGTCTATGGGCAAAGGCCAAACCAAGTCCCGCTATTTTCCCCGGAAACGGCCTGATCTTGCATCATGCCTCCCCTTCCCTCCCACCTCAGCTCCATCCTTCGGTTTGATCCAAGAGACTCTCGCTCTTGATCCGTTTCGCCTGCTCATTGCGACCATCTTCCTCAACCGCACCAGAGGCGAGGCAGCGATACCAGTGTTATACGATGTCTTTGAAAATTACCCAACTATTGGCTCCCTGGCCGATGCGGATGTTGACGGCCTCGTGGCAATGATCCGCAAATTGGGCTTCCAAAACGCGCGTGCCAATAAATGCATCTCAATCGCAAAGCTTTGGATGGTTTCTCCGCCAGTCAAGGGAAAACGGTTTAGGAAATTACACTACCCGGATAAGTCTGATGGCCTAGATATAAAACCTGGGGAAAGCATTGACGACGAGGATACCCGCATTGCCTGGGAGATCGCCCATCTTCCTGGCATTGGTGCCTATGCTATTGACAGTTGGCGGATATTTTGTCGTGATGTGCTCCGTGGTGTGGCTACAGATTGGAATGGAGCAAATGCTGAAGAGGGATTTTTGCCTGAGTGGAAATCAGTGCGCCCCAAGGACAAGGAGCTTCGTGCCTTTTTAAcctggatgtggctcaagGAGGGTTGGGTTTGGAACCCGGACACAGGGGAGAGAACACATGCCACGAAAAGGATACGGCGTGCTGCACGTCGAGGGGGGTTGGTTATCGAGAAGAATGGAAACTGGATCTTGGAAACCCCTTTGTTAAAGAAAGCCAAAGGATgtaaaaaaggaaataatACCAATCTGCCCATAGGCATATCTAGTGAACATAGACTCCGAACTGAAGCAAATATCTAG
- a CDS encoding uncharacterized protein (antiSMASH:Cluster_2.2~EggNog:ENOG410Q5CW~COG:S) codes for MHQTYRTSMRNDAELRKNPKRLLPFLSRASIYKLFLPRTVRILRRYRPRLAPRVILITPNLIVKYGSTEVYSEACAIDFISKNTTIPVPKLVTVFQVRDGTTYILMTRCSGVPLQNVIRQLSQVEKQNALAQLRGYVDQLRALEPPQPGKVGSIAYGPLEDDRICDEPCGPFGGVAELHKAMRLKAELPSGHEECDKLITMQDRRDYDIKCTHGDLSLRHVHYLDGKITGIIDWESAGWLPDYWEYTMTWDAFWDAPDLRDDIATFLDPFPEELKMERTRMRLFRGRG; via the coding sequence ATGCACCAGACTTATCGCACCTCCATGCGCAATGATGCAGAGCTTCGGAAGAATCCGAAGCGCTTGCTGCCCTTCCTAAGTAGAGCCTCGATCTACAAGCTCTTCTTGCCGCGCACCGTGCGAATTCTCCGACGCTATAGGCCTCGCCTGGCTCCACGAGTAATACTAATAACCCCGAACCTCATCGTCAAGTATGGCTCGACTGAGGTATATTCCGAAGCATGCGCCATTGACTTCATCTCAAAAAATACAACGATCCCGGTCCCTAAGCTCGTCACAGTTTTCCAAGTACGTGATGGAACCACTTATATCCTGATGACTCGATGTTCCGGCGTCCCCCTCCAGAACGTGATTCGCCAACTATCTCAAGTAGAGAAGCAAAACGCTCTCGCTCAGCTGCGAGGCTACGTCGATCAACTGCGTGCGCTTGAGCCGCCACAGCCTGGAAAAGTTGGCTCCATAGCCTACGGTCCTCTGGAAGACGATCGGATTTGCGACGAGCCCTGCGGCCCTTTTGGAGGCGTCGCCGAACTTCACAAAGCGATGCGACTCAAGGCAGAACTTCCATCAGGTCATGAAGAATGCGACAAGTTGATAACTATGCAAGACAGACGAGATTACGATATCAAGTGTACTCATGGAGACCTTTCTTTACGCCATGTGCACTACCTTGATGGGAAGATAACGGGTATCATTGACTGGGAATCGGCTGGTTGGCTGCCGGATTATTGGGAATATACAATGACTTGGGATGCATTCTGGGACGCGCCGGATTTAAGGGATGATATTGCTACATTCCTGGATCCTTTTCCCGAGGAGCTGAAGATGGAACGAACTCGGATGAGATTATTTCGCGGAAGAGGTTGA
- a CDS encoding uncharacterized protein (antiSMASH:Cluster_2.2~EggNog:ENOG410PKX2~COG:C~BUSCO:4381at33183) — protein sequence MDAVQSALRIIDSLLGENEDICGLPSKNGGCGFVVFAVGLGMELGCSQFPRATRQTVGAKLRIGSTWKDRYLSSTNVKIQPIGPIFKRHITSKGSTADPGSAPDRERVVILGSGWGGYTLSRRLSPSKFYPTVVSPRSYFVFTPLLTDAAAGSLNFSEIVEPVRDRKSQVHYIQAAARSVDFNKKTVMVEACVVKSGVTESPRVERSERETDQGPQIGNLRGKEALRKWEAGQVFEVPYDKLVIAVGCVSRTFNTPGVRQNAMFFKDIGDAKRVKRRVRECFELAVMPTTSFELRKNLLHFAIVGAGPTGTELAAALCDFLHDDMFQIYPKLKDSTRITLYDVAPKVLSMFDKTLSDYAMTVMSREGVEVKTNHHIQELRWGEPHKDPAPEMDPKGCLTLKTKEGGEEGVGMCVWATGNEMNKFVNDSLGPLEQFPTFSALFQPGHTSPNDPKSVAWKIKKAPKTGALLVDNHLRVQLESEDGRGAVMQDVFALGDNCMLESDSPPTTAQATNQEACWLAKRLNKGGIGQEPGFSFKNFGMIAYLGSSKALMQIPSSEHLPKGIKGRTACQNERYEEFEFIDQ from the exons ATGGATGCGGTTCAAAGTGCATTAAGGATTATTGATAGCCTATTAGGGGAGAATGAAGATATCTGCGGACTACCTAGCAAGAACGGGGGCTGCGGG TTTGTAGTGTTTGCTGTTGGACTGGGCATGGAGCTGGGCTGCTCTCAATTTCCTCGGGCGACACGCCAAACTGTCGGTGCAAAGCTCAGAATTGGATCTACATGGAAAGACCGTTACCTATCCTCTACAAATGTCAAGATTCAACCTATCGGACCTATTTTCAAGCGCCACATTACGTCCAAGGGGTCAACAGCTGACCCCGGTTCTGCCCCCGATCGAGAGCGAGTGGTGATACTCGGTTCAGGATGGGGAGGCTATACGCTCTCGAGGCGACTGTCCCCTTCTAAGTTCTATCCGACCGTCGTTTCCCCTCGCTCGTATTTTGTTTTCACTCCACTTCTGACAGACGCCGCTGCCGGCTCCCTCAACTTTTCTGAGATTGTGGAGCCCGTTCGTGATCGGAAGAGTCAGGTTCATTATATACAGGCTGCTGCTCGGAGTGTGGACTTCAACAAGAAAACTGTTATGGTTGAGGCTTGCGTTGTCAAAAGCGGGGTGACAGAATCGCCACGTGTGGAACGATCCGAAAGGGAGACTGATCAGGGGCCACAGATTGGGAACCTTCGGGGAAAGGAAGCCCTGCGAAAGTGGGAAGCGGGTCAGGTATTCGAGGTACCGTACGATAAACTGGTTATCGCCGTTGGCTGTGTTAGTCGTACGTTCAACACACCAGGAGTGAGACAAAATGCAATGTTCTTCAAGGACATAGGTGACGCTAAACGAGTGAAGAGACGGGTGCGAGAATGCTTCGAGTTAGCTGTCATGCCCACAACGAGTTTCGAGTTGCGAAAGAACCTATTGCACTTTGCAATTGTGGGCGCTGGCCCCACTGGAACCGAATTGGCCGCTGCACTTTGCGATTTTCTACACGACGATATGTTCCAAATTTATCCTAAACTGAAAGATAGCACTCGTATTACCTTGTACGACGTGGCTCCAAAAGTTCTCAGTATGTTTGATAAGACGTTGTCGGATTATGCAATGACCGTCATGAGCAGAGAAGGTGTGGAGGTGAAAACCAATCACCATATCCAAGAGCTTCGATGGGGTGAGCCGCACAAGGATCCTGCCCCTGAGATGGATCCAAAGGGCTGCTTGACACTTAAAACGAAGGAAGGGGGAGAAGAAGGCGTGGGAATGTGTGTTTGGGCCACCGGAAACGAGATGAATAAGTTTGTCAACGATTCTTTGGGCCCACTGGAGCAATTCCCGACATTCTCAGCGCTCTTTCAACCCGGCCATACTTCTCCTAATGATCCAAAGTCGGTTGCTtggaaaataaaaaaagctCCTAAAACCGGAGCTCTTCTCGTTGATAACCATTTGCGCGTCCAGCTCGAGTCCGAAGACGGTAGAGGGGCTGTGATGCAAGATGTCTTCGCCCTGGGTGACAACTGCATGCTGGAAAGCGATTCTCCTCCTACAACAGCACAGGCCACTAATCAAGAAGCGTGCTGGCTAGCAAAACGGCTCAATAAAGGAGGTATTGGCCAAGAACCGGGCTTTTCGTTCAAAAACTTTGGCATGATTGCGTATCTCGGGAGCTCGAAGGCTTTAATGCAGATTCCAAGCAGCGAACACCTTCCCAAGGGTATCAAGGGCCGCACAGCGTG TCAAAATGAAAGGTACGAAGAATTCGAATTCATTGACCAGTAA
- a CDS encoding uncharacterized protein (EggNog:ENOG410PFEA~COG:S~BUSCO:3012at33183), producing the protein MSPKSKPSIRHRERNRHRDQDNSEDETPQKSTPRRVETRERRRRSSHGTSTRSSITSTKKRTRRSDTARHPSSSTSSLKDKNSSMPGVEDSYAESLLSSRAGRPYPSFSKDHCKEAIGSRENVGMRVNILTPEPTDITVEKSRDGRPPSRNKNNQQKRQSTATNTTRPPSPPLTNDENQPSRRSTPSVSKATEIKTPSAGKTSDETKRPKSRAHSTRSSSSLKRVSSEHAQRHGDKIQRPGTPASKFNIFDAFQIPHRSSTVSSRQRQQTKDDRVRRSSKSQETVSPTTSVSEDETVLGPSKPATASRCKTSSPLPSRAKKPTDRSGTPTGGRSTPVNIPISNGQSTPRAASVDYLLQHGGLNYHVPRNFLGAGESANMPQQLFDPLNVGSRLFEPFSKLLEDYGTVMSKRGSLAVATGYRSVARRLLDRLEAVFARDISQEVCECIMCIEHEPSEDASGVSWGEVLELVSGRSDLPAWPPFQIHTEPDAAEIGKTTHVPMQKLDIDVPRELREHYVLQSRKTKQAVDDWLSRQSQDSTSAPEMIDDETLAFAMLTYLEPEQRRLFSKLLDLPTSPPAPKPLTPKPRERPEALAIAGPAIQRLYRLASEPRDPDTALYMVNNHNMHHALATLSAISNDEWDILISGRFDGFLRSGAEDDLPPTSATAPPLDGRTRSPRKNGTNSSRPASQPFGRRNGPASFGAPISVDEENEIAALAEIERDIYVGMEALEDAFEALHYKAEAVRTALRERSAGLAVASQARRGIPGYLGSVSRSPNPGFSGFGGHPGGIECETDDGIDDGLSSIAPSESASNISSSRRRRPKRRTERRTPSVVGEEDEEDHYLHVPKRTGTGSSGRRR; encoded by the exons ATGTCACCAAAGTCCAAACCGTCTATTCGCCATCGTGAACGGAACCGTCATCGAGACCAGGATAACAGCGAAGACGAAACTCCTCAAAAGAGCACCCCACGTCGCGTCGAGACCAGGGAACGCCGCCGACGGTCGTCCCACGGAACCTCCACCCGCTCATCCATAACCTCTACCAAAAAAAGAACTCGACGCTCCGATACCGCTCGCCACCCTTCATCCTCTACATCGAGTTTGAAAGATAAAAACAGCTCCATGCCTGGAGTCGAAGATTCCTACGCCGAGTCCCTGTTAAGTTCCAGGGCAGGGAGGCCGTACCCCTCGTTTTCAAAAGATCATTGCAAAGAGGCGATCGGGAGTCGAGAAAACGTGGGAATGCGAGTAAATATTTTAACCCCCGAGCCTACAGATATAACTGTTGAAAAATCGAGAGACGGCCGGCCGCCAAGTCGAAACAAGAATAACCAACAGAAGAGACAGAGCACAGCAACCAATACTACCCGTCCCCCAAGCCCACCTCTTACGAATGATGAAAATCAACCCTCGCGGAGGAGCACACCTAGCGTCAGTAAGGCAACGGAGATAAAAACACCCTCTGCAGGGAAGACGAGTGATGAAACAAAAAGGCCCAAGAGCCGAGCACACAGCACTAGGTCATCCTCCAGTCTGAAACGAGTATCTTCTGAACATGCTCAGAGGCATGGCGATAAAATACAAAGACCCGGCACTCCAGCGTCAAAATTCAACATTTTCGACGCATTTCAGATTCCCCACAGATCATCGACGGTTTCCTCAAGGCAGAGACAACAGACAAAAGATGATAGAGTGAGAAGATCAAGCAAATCTCAGGAGACAGTCTCGCCGACAACATCTGTCTCTGAAGACGAAACTGTCTTAGGACCTAGCAAACCGGCCACAGCCTCGAGATGCAAGACATCGTCCCCGTTACCCTCGCGGGCTAAGAAGCCTACAGATAGGTCTGGGACTCCTACCGGCGGGAGGTCAACTCCGGTAAACATCCCAATATCCAACGGGCAATCGACGCCTCGGGCGGCTAGT GTTGATTATTTGTTACAACACGGAGGCTTGAATTATCATGTACCACGGAACTTTCTAGGTGCCGGCGAATCTGCAAATATGCCCCAGCAGCTTTTTGACCCGTTGAATGTTGGAAGTAGACTATTCGAACCGTTCTCTAAACTACTCGAGGACTACGGAACGGTAATGTCGAAGCGTGGCTCACTCGCCGTCGCAACTGGGTACAGATCCGTTGCAAGAAGGTTACTGGACAGGCTAGAGGCGGTTTTTGCGCGAGATATCTCGCAGGAAGTGTGTGAATGCATCATGTGCATTGAACATGAACCCTCAGAAGACGCCAGCGGAGTTAGTTGGGGCGAGGTTCTTGAGCTTGTCTCTGGTCGAAGCGACTTGCCCGCCTGGCCACCGTTCCAGATTCATACAGAGCCAGATGCAGCAGAAATAGGGAAGACAACACATGTACCCATGCAGAAACTCGATATTGATGTACCGAGGGAATTAAGAGAACACTACGTCCTCCAGTCACGGAAGACAAAGCAGGCTGTGGATGATTGGCTCTCTCGCCAATCCCAAGATTCTACCAGTGCACCAGAAATGATTGACGATGAAACTCTCGCTTTTGCCATGCTGACCTATCTCGAACCGGAGCAAAGAAGACTTTTTAGCAAGTTGCTTGACCTGCCCACATCACCCCCAGCTCCAAAACCGCTGACACCAAAGCCACGAGAACGCCCAGAGGCATTAGCCATCGCCGGGCCGGCCATTCAACGGCTGTACCGCCTTGCTTCGGAGCCACGCGACCCAGATACGGCACTTTATATGGTGAACAACCACAACATGCATCACGCCCTGGCTACCCTTTCCGCCATTAGCAACGATGAATGGGATATTCTCATTTCAGGTCGCTTTGATGGTTTTCTTCGAAGCGGCGCTGAAGACGATCTTCCACCCACTTCTGCTACAGCACCTCCACTAGACGGTAGAACTCGGTCCCCACGAAAGAACGGCACCAATAGTTCACGTCCAGCTAGCCAGCCGTTTGGCCGTCGAAACGGACCAGCTTCGTTCGGGGCGCCGATATCTGTTGATGAAGAAAACGAAATCGCCGCTTTGGCAGAAATTGAGCGAGATATCTATGTGGGCATGGAAGCTTTGGAGGATGCATTCGAAGCTTTGCACTACAAAGCTGAGGCTGTCCGCACTGCGTTGCGCGAGCGTAGTGCTGGGCTCGCCGTAGCTAGCCAAGCGCGTCGTGGAATCCCGGGTTATTTGGGTTCAGTTAGCCGAAGCCCAAACCCAGGATTCTCAGGATTTGGCGGCCATCCTGGTGGAATCGAGTGCGAGACGGACGACGGAATTGACGACGGGCTGTCCTCGATAGCACCGTCCGAATCTGCTAGTAACATTAGTTCTAGCCGAAGACGAAGACCGAAAAGACGAACTGAGAGGCGCACACCATCTGTGGTTggggaggaagatgaagaagaccACTATTTACATGTGCCCAAGCGAACTGGCACAGGAAGCTCTGGCAGAAGAAGGTGA